In the Pseudodesulfovibrio sp. JC047 genome, one interval contains:
- a CDS encoding SpoIIE family protein phosphatase: protein MPEKILFVDDEPEVLRSFKLLLRKKYRIETMSSPSEALEHIKNSEEFAIVVSDLRMPEMDGIQFLVQVRNQSPETIRIMLTGFADVDAALSAVNEGRIFRFLEKPTNKKTLIATLEAGLRQYRLITELREKNKIIKEDLKAAAFIQKSFLPSCQPNIEKLHINWKFQPSEYVGGDMFNVFHLSDEYVALYILDISGHGVASALAAISVAQHLQPQSGYLLENETGLPVPPQKVLEFLDTDFPIERFEKHFTMFYAVINIHTGLVHYSNAGHLPPFILRQGTDPIPLDKGGTLIGLGGIVPFEEGTFQLEINDRLIAFTDGIIEYESSDGEDFGHDRFLTSTLENREKSPDVMVGCIYDSMLEFGQNRPPQDDVTVLCMQYGGDSEMQEGAACSAET, encoded by the coding sequence GTGCCGGAAAAAATACTGTTTGTTGATGATGAACCGGAAGTCCTGCGATCGTTCAAGCTGTTATTACGCAAAAAATATCGTATCGAGACCATGAGCAGTCCATCCGAAGCCCTTGAGCATATCAAGAATTCCGAAGAATTCGCGATTGTTGTCTCTGACTTGCGAATGCCGGAAATGGACGGCATCCAATTCCTCGTCCAGGTTCGAAACCAGTCTCCGGAGACCATTCGCATCATGCTCACGGGATTTGCGGACGTTGACGCCGCACTGTCAGCGGTCAACGAAGGCCGTATTTTCCGTTTTCTGGAAAAACCCACCAACAAGAAAACCCTGATCGCCACCCTTGAAGCCGGACTTCGGCAATACCGACTCATCACCGAACTCAGGGAAAAAAACAAAATCATCAAAGAAGATCTCAAGGCGGCCGCATTCATTCAAAAGAGCTTTCTCCCCAGTTGCCAACCAAATATCGAAAAACTGCATATCAACTGGAAATTTCAACCAAGTGAATACGTCGGCGGCGACATGTTCAATGTCTTCCATCTTAGCGATGAATATGTTGCGCTCTACATTCTCGATATCAGTGGACATGGCGTGGCTTCCGCCCTGGCTGCGATTTCCGTGGCGCAACATCTGCAACCACAATCAGGGTACCTTCTCGAAAACGAAACAGGATTGCCGGTTCCTCCCCAAAAAGTTCTCGAATTTTTGGACACCGACTTTCCCATTGAGCGATTCGAAAAACACTTCACCATGTTTTACGCCGTCATCAACATACACACCGGACTGGTTCACTACAGCAACGCAGGGCATCTCCCGCCCTTCATCCTGCGCCAAGGCACCGACCCGATCCCCTTGGACAAAGGCGGCACACTCATCGGTCTGGGAGGCATAGTCCCCTTTGAAGAAGGAACCTTTCAATTGGAAATCAATGACCGGCTCATCGCTTTCACGGACGGCATCATCGAATACGAATCATCCGATGGCGAAGATTTCGGTCACGATCGCTTCCTTACATCAACACTTGAAAACAGAGAGAAATCGCCCGACGTCATGGTGGGATGTATTTACGATTCAATGTTGGAATTCGGTCAAAATCGTCCTCCCCAAGACGATGTGACCGTGCTCTGCATGCAATACGGCGGTGATTCCGAGATGCAGGAAGGGGCCGCATGCAGTGCTGAGACATAA
- a CDS encoding ATP-binding protein produces the protein MVHMETAQARIAHNIFESLPLGLMVISPHGDIVMSNDALSAILDIPPERLKAASWAELFIEDIDKNTDFNQVILDIIEKKIVGMRHIVSYENSHGGLRRLCITSSFLQESEALIGIVLLIEDVTDKYEMLEKENGYLREIQGLQSERVEGLNKLAMAMAHQIRNPLMSIGGSSNLLLRSLTLEERERELFDSILYGAQRLESLVQAARSFASILEPEQQDTPLADILTASCDKANAFAVNRGRNVVWNLPKTDVLVQVDADLFERAVSALLFNAIDFSKGNEAVISIGVSVTEGDVMLTVMDQGFGVSPEEIPYVFDPFYSSKPDGVGMGLTVARRIIMEHRGQLTLASVLDGGTTATIVLPCADSTVNLCSFS, from the coding sequence ATGGTGCATATGGAAACAGCACAAGCCCGAATCGCCCATAATATTTTCGAAAGCCTGCCGCTGGGGTTGATGGTCATCTCGCCCCACGGTGATATTGTCATGTCCAACGATGCGTTGAGTGCTATTCTGGATATTCCTCCGGAACGGCTGAAAGCGGCAAGTTGGGCTGAACTTTTCATTGAAGACATTGATAAGAATACGGATTTTAATCAGGTTATTCTCGATATCATTGAGAAGAAAATCGTTGGAATGCGGCATATCGTTTCATATGAAAATTCTCATGGCGGGCTTCGGCGACTGTGCATCACATCATCTTTTTTACAGGAAAGTGAAGCCCTTATCGGGATCGTGCTGCTGATCGAAGATGTCACTGACAAATATGAAATGCTTGAAAAGGAAAACGGCTATTTGCGGGAGATCCAGGGGTTGCAGTCCGAGCGGGTGGAAGGCTTGAACAAGCTGGCCATGGCCATGGCACACCAGATACGGAATCCGCTCATGAGTATCGGCGGGAGTAGCAACCTGTTGTTGCGGAGCCTGACCCTTGAGGAGCGGGAGCGGGAACTGTTTGATTCAATTTTATACGGGGCACAACGGTTGGAATCCCTTGTCCAGGCGGCACGATCTTTTGCATCGATACTGGAACCGGAACAACAGGATACCCCGCTGGCCGATATCTTGACGGCAAGTTGTGACAAAGCCAATGCCTTTGCCGTGAATCGGGGACGCAATGTCGTTTGGAATCTGCCGAAAACCGATGTTCTGGTCCAGGTCGATGCCGATCTTTTCGAGCGGGCTGTTTCGGCCCTGCTGTTCAATGCCATTGATTTCAGCAAAGGGAACGAAGCGGTGATTTCCATCGGTGTCAGTGTCACGGAGGGAGATGTGATGCTGACGGTCATGGATCAGGGGTTCGGTGTCTCGCCCGAAGAGATTCCGTATGTCTTCGATCCTTTCTATTCGAGTAAACCGGACGGCGTGGGCATGGGACTGACCGTCGCCAGACGGATCATCATGGAGCATCGGGGACAATTGACATTGGCCAGTGTCCTTGATGGTGGCACCACCGCGACGATCGTACTGCCATGTGCTGATTCCACGGTGAATTTATGTAGTTTTTCCTGA